Proteins encoded by one window of Bdellovibrio bacteriovorus:
- a CDS encoding substrate-binding domain-containing protein has product MKRLILGLCTLLVFSTVQAAETNGAEANPPAITIGVIPGGNPEILREQSLALAKELQSKLSIPVNIYVSKNYDGLIEAMKTKKVDFAFFSSMTYVVAEQQAQAKVLLKKVWHNPYYFSAIITPEKSGIKKLKDLKGKRIAFVDDKSSSGYLYPQVALRKAGLKDKDFKEVAFTGNHQASIQFLEAKKVEAAAVFSDDEKGEQGAWKLFATDKKAKYRVLWMSAPIPNDPFCVRQDFYDLYPKATHTLMFTLIDILESLQDKNTYSEILGTRDLMPATSKQYDPVREMVKALELKP; this is encoded by the coding sequence TTGAAAAGACTTATTCTTGGACTTTGCACGCTGTTGGTTTTTTCAACTGTTCAAGCTGCGGAAACGAATGGCGCGGAAGCCAATCCGCCTGCGATCACAATTGGTGTGATTCCAGGTGGAAACCCGGAGATTCTCAGAGAACAAAGCTTAGCTTTGGCAAAAGAGCTGCAATCAAAGCTCAGTATTCCAGTAAACATCTATGTTTCCAAAAATTATGATGGTTTGATTGAGGCTATGAAGACGAAGAAAGTGGATTTCGCTTTCTTTTCTTCGATGACTTACGTAGTTGCTGAACAACAGGCGCAGGCGAAGGTCCTCCTAAAAAAGGTTTGGCACAACCCTTATTACTTTTCGGCGATTATCACGCCCGAAAAGTCAGGTATCAAAAAGCTGAAAGACCTCAAAGGGAAGCGTATCGCCTTTGTGGATGACAAATCTTCTTCGGGCTATCTGTATCCCCAAGTGGCGTTAAGAAAAGCAGGTCTTAAAGACAAAGACTTTAAAGAGGTTGCATTTACTGGAAATCACCAAGCCTCCATCCAGTTCTTAGAAGCCAAAAAAGTCGAAGCCGCTGCTGTTTTCAGTGATGACGAGAAAGGTGAGCAAGGGGCTTGGAAGCTTTTTGCCACAGATAAAAAAGCGAAATACCGTGTATTGTGGATGAGCGCGCCGATCCCCAATGACCCCTTCTGCGTTCGTCAGGATTTTTACGATCTTTATCCTAAGGCGACCCACACATTGATGTTCACGCTCATCGATATTTTGGAATCCTTGCAAGATAAAAACACTTACTCCGAAATTTTAGGGACTCGCGACTTGATGCCTGCCACTTCTAAACAGTATGATCCTGTGAGGGAGATGGTAAAAGCACTTGAGCTTAAGCCTTAA
- the carB gene encoding carbamoyl-phosphate synthase large subunit, which translates to MSRKSSLKRVLIIGSGPIVIGQACEFDYSGTQACKALMKEGLEVILVNSNPATIMTDPEVATRVYVEPLKVDYLEKIIEKEKPDAVIPTLGGQTALNLALDLHAKGILQKHKVQLLGATPEVIKAGEDREIFRGLLDKIGARYPKSHLVRTFEHGMQIAEDLGYPMILRPNYTLGGGGGGIAYSPEEYKKMLVTALHESPTSEVLVEESILGWKEFELEVMRDHKGTFVVVCSIENLDPCGVHTGDSITVAPQQTLSDREYQHMRDEACKIINEVGIQTGGANIQFAVHPTTRERVVIEMNPRVSRSSALASKATGFPIAKIAALLAIGYSLDELQNDITKVTPSCYEPALDYVVTKIPRFAFEKFPGSKDSLTTQMKSVGEVMGIGRTLQESMMKALASLEKNPQGIPEVALEIGKVSYPNSQRIYHLFQAFRDGKSVAEIEELTRINPYFLEQIDALIKFEGKIKTDFNEGNADLLLAAKRKGFTDARIAALTGKKEADVRALREKHGVLPKYQQVDTCAGEFESTTPYFYSSYWPSVSAKVDAPNAVVVIGSGPNRIGQGIEFDYSCVRGVKAFQKAGSKVVMVNSNPETVSTDYDTSDVLFFEPLTAESLTEIMRFMKPMGFVAQLGGQTPINVAPELVKAGFNLLGSSLETIDLAEDRGLFSKICRELNFAIPNSAMAGSVVEALQHESAVGYPMICRPSYVLGGRRMEVIENRDELLSYFQRHKDYISADKPCLMDQFLAGALEVDVDLVRGQDWTVVGGVVEHIEAAGVHSGDSMGVLPPHRLKPETCERIEDLSKRLADRIGVIGHLNLQLAVKNDVVYMLEANPRSSRSVPFVAKATSIPLIDLGVAAMLGKKKKDLKLDGLNWRNTQTVSVKGVVFPFKKFPEADSLLGPEMKSTGESMGRGKNYSEALSKAFLSSNIRLPKMGQVFFSLRDKDKEGMLSLAKELQRMGYGVSATTGTASFFNDHGVNCLSLRKVDEGRPHCVDKIRSGEVAFVINTTSGRRAIEASFDIRRACTDYNIPCLTESDAAEAFVLALKNERNESSSVEALTPMEEF; encoded by the coding sequence ATGAAAGAGGGATTGGAGGTTATTCTTGTAAACTCCAATCCAGCAACCATCATGACAGACCCTGAAGTAGCGACCCGCGTTTACGTCGAACCACTGAAAGTCGACTACTTAGAAAAAATCATCGAAAAAGAAAAGCCAGATGCTGTTATCCCAACATTGGGTGGCCAAACGGCTTTGAACTTGGCACTTGATCTGCACGCTAAAGGTATTCTGCAAAAACATAAAGTTCAGTTATTGGGAGCTACTCCGGAAGTCATCAAAGCGGGTGAAGACCGTGAAATCTTCCGTGGCCTTCTAGATAAAATCGGCGCTCGTTATCCGAAAAGTCACCTGGTGCGCACTTTCGAACATGGGATGCAAATCGCTGAGGATTTGGGTTACCCCATGATCCTTCGCCCGAATTACACATTGGGCGGGGGCGGCGGCGGTATCGCATACTCTCCCGAAGAATATAAAAAAATGCTAGTGACAGCTCTTCATGAAAGCCCGACGTCGGAAGTTTTGGTTGAAGAAAGCATCTTGGGTTGGAAAGAGTTCGAACTTGAAGTGATGCGCGATCATAAAGGAACCTTCGTTGTCGTCTGTAGCATCGAAAACTTGGATCCTTGCGGTGTGCACACGGGTGACAGTATCACGGTGGCTCCTCAGCAAACTTTGAGCGACCGTGAATACCAACACATGCGTGATGAAGCTTGTAAAATCATCAATGAAGTGGGCATTCAAACTGGAGGAGCGAATATTCAATTTGCGGTTCACCCAACAACGCGTGAACGCGTGGTGATTGAAATGAATCCTCGGGTCAGTCGGTCTTCTGCGCTGGCAAGTAAAGCCACCGGATTTCCTATTGCAAAGATTGCCGCTTTGCTAGCTATCGGCTACAGCCTTGATGAGCTTCAAAATGATATCACAAAGGTGACTCCGTCTTGTTATGAGCCGGCTTTAGACTATGTCGTCACTAAAATTCCTCGTTTTGCTTTTGAAAAATTCCCGGGTTCTAAAGATTCATTGACGACGCAGATGAAGAGCGTCGGTGAAGTGATGGGCATTGGCAGAACTTTGCAAGAATCCATGATGAAAGCCCTAGCGAGTTTAGAAAAAAATCCGCAAGGCATTCCTGAAGTGGCATTGGAGATCGGCAAAGTCTCTTACCCAAACAGCCAACGTATTTACCATCTGTTCCAAGCCTTCCGTGATGGAAAATCTGTTGCTGAGATCGAAGAACTCACGCGCATTAATCCCTACTTCTTAGAGCAGATCGATGCGCTGATTAAGTTTGAAGGTAAAATTAAAACAGATTTCAACGAAGGAAATGCGGATTTACTTTTAGCGGCAAAACGCAAAGGCTTTACAGATGCTCGGATCGCCGCTTTGACTGGAAAGAAAGAAGCGGACGTTCGTGCCCTTCGCGAAAAACACGGTGTTTTGCCGAAGTATCAGCAGGTCGACACCTGTGCCGGTGAGTTTGAATCAACTACACCTTATTTCTATTCTTCCTATTGGCCTTCTGTATCTGCAAAAGTCGATGCTCCGAACGCGGTTGTTGTTATCGGAAGTGGTCCTAACCGAATTGGACAAGGTATCGAGTTTGATTATAGCTGCGTGCGCGGGGTAAAGGCGTTCCAAAAAGCGGGCAGTAAAGTGGTGATGGTCAACTCCAATCCAGAAACCGTTTCGACGGACTACGACACTTCCGACGTCTTATTCTTTGAACCGCTGACTGCCGAAAGCTTGACCGAAATTATGCGCTTTATGAAGCCGATGGGTTTTGTCGCTCAGCTAGGTGGACAAACTCCTATCAACGTGGCTCCCGAATTAGTGAAGGCGGGATTTAACCTCTTAGGTTCGTCACTTGAAACTATCGATCTTGCTGAAGATCGTGGATTGTTCTCTAAAATCTGCCGCGAGTTGAACTTCGCAATTCCGAATTCGGCGATGGCAGGATCTGTCGTTGAAGCTCTTCAGCACGAATCCGCGGTCGGTTATCCGATGATCTGTCGCCCAAGTTATGTGCTGGGGGGGCGTCGTATGGAAGTGATTGAAAACCGCGACGAGCTTCTTTCTTATTTCCAAAGACACAAAGATTATATCTCTGCTGATAAACCCTGCTTGATGGACCAATTCCTTGCTGGGGCGCTGGAAGTGGATGTCGACTTAGTTCGTGGTCAAGATTGGACTGTCGTCGGCGGAGTGGTTGAACATATTGAAGCTGCCGGAGTTCACTCTGGTGACTCGATGGGCGTTTTACCTCCGCACCGTTTGAAGCCTGAAACTTGCGAACGCATCGAAGATTTAAGCAAGCGCTTGGCGGATCGAATCGGCGTGATCGGTCATTTGAACCTTCAGCTGGCCGTAAAAAATGATGTGGTCTACATGCTAGAAGCCAATCCGCGCAGCTCACGCTCTGTACCTTTCGTTGCAAAAGCTACTAGCATCCCACTGATTGATTTGGGTGTGGCCGCAATGCTGGGTAAAAAGAAGAAGGATTTGAAACTTGACGGATTGAACTGGAGAAATACGCAAACGGTTTCCGTTAAAGGCGTTGTTTTCCCATTCAAAAAGTTCCCGGAGGCCGATTCGTTATTGGGGCCAGAAATGAAATCCACGGGCGAATCGATGGGCCGCGGAAAGAATTATTCGGAAGCTCTGTCGAAAGCGTTTCTTTCAAGTAACATAAGACTTCCGAAGATGGGTCAGGTCTTTTTCTCTCTTCGTGATAAAGACAAAGAGGGTATGCTTTCGTTGGCCAAAGAACTGCAAAGAATGGGTTACGGAGTTTCGGCAACAACGGGGACGGCAAGCTTCTTTAATGACCACGGTGTAAACTGTCTGTCGTTAAGAAAGGTCGATGAGGGTCGTCCACATTGCGTGGATAAAATTCGTTCTGGCGAGGTGGCGTTTGTGATCAATACGACATCCGGTCGACGTGCGATCGAGGCGAGCTTCGACATTCGTCGAGCTTGCACAGACTACAACATCCCTTGCCTAACCGAAAGTGATGCGGCTGAGGCCTTCGTTCTTGCTTTGAAAAATGAAAGAAATGAGTCATCATCTGTCGAGGCCCTGACCCCGATGGAGGAATTTTGA